The genomic DNA CGGCAATCTATCCGGCGCTGCTGGTCACGGTGGGCGGATTCGTCACGCTGTTCCTGCTGGGCTACGTGGTGCCGCGGTTTGCTGCCGTGTACGAAAGCTCCGGGCGTCCGATGCCCTGGGCTTCGGGCGTGCTGCTGTCGATCGGGCACCTGGTCTACGACCATGCGGTGATCGCGCTGAGCCTGGTGGCGGCGGTGCTCGTGCTGGCGGTGTGGCAGCTGCGCCAGGCCGCAACGCGGCAGAAGCTGGTCGAGCTGGCGCTGCGGCTGCCGGGCCTGGCACCGCGTGCCGACCTGTTCCGGCTGAGCCGCTTCTATCGCGCGCTGAGCCTGCTGCTGTCCTCCGGCATTGCGCTGCCTCGCGCAATGGGCATGGTGGGCGGGCTGCTGAGTTCGGCCCAGCGCGCGGCGCTGGCGGGCGCGCGCGAACGCATCGAGGAGGGCGGCAGCGTGTCGCAGGCGCTGGTGCAGTTCGGGCTGGCCACGCCGGTGGCGAAGTCGCTGGTGCAGGTGGGCGAGCGCTCGGGCCAGCTGGCGCCGATGTTCGACCGCACGGCGCGCTTCCACGACGAGGAAATGACCCGCTGGATCGACGCCACCTCCAAGCTGCTGGAACCGGTGCTGATGCTGGCCATCGGCCTGGTCATCGGGCTGGTGGTGGTGCTGATGTACATGCCGATCTTCGAGCTGGCGGGGAGCCTGCAGTGAGCACCGCGCTCAACACGATCGAACTCGCGCATTCGCTCGGCCTGGTGTGGATGGACATGGCACGCCTGCGCGAACTGCGCACGCGCTGGGACGCGGTCGGCTACACCGATGCGGTGGCGCGCAAGATCGCGGTGCTGCAATCGGCCGCCGACGACCCGGCCGGCGCCAACCAGGTTTACCTTGCGCTGACCGACCACCGCGATGCGGCCGCGGAAACCTGGGGGCTCAACCAGTGCCGCCGCCTGGGCATCCGCGATGTGGCGGTGGGCCTTGTCGATGCCGACGACTTCGACGGCCTGCTGGCGCAGCAGGAGCGCCAGATGCGCGCGATGGACGGCTTCCAGGCGGTCGAGGCCGAGGCCGACGACGGCGAACTGGCCGCGCTGATCAGCATGGTCTCGATCCAGCAGGAGACGAGCCCCGTCATCAAGCTGGTCAATTCCACGCTGTACGACGCGCTGAAGCTCAACGCGAGCGACATCCACCTGGAGTGCGACGCCCAGGGGCTGCGCGTGCAGTACCGGCTGGACGGCGTGCTGGTGTCGATCACCGAAGTGGCCGGTGCCGACATGGCCGAGCAGGTGATCCAGCGCGTCAAGGTGATGGCAGAGCTCGACATTGCCGAGCGCCGCATTCCGCAGGACGGCCGCTTCAAGGTGCGGGTCAGCGATCGCGACATCGACTTTCGCGTGTCGGTGATGCCCAGCATCTTCGGCGAGGACGCGGTGCTGCGGCTGCTGGACCGCAAGGCGCTCACCGAGCAGGCACAGAGCCTCACGCTCGAAAGCCTGGGGCTGCGCGAGCAGACCAAGGCCTCGATCCGGCGGCTCGCGAGCAAGCCGCACGGCATGCTGCTGGTCACCGGGCCGACGGGCTCGGGCAAGACGACCACGCTGTACGGCACCATCACAGAAATCCACACGGGCCGCGACAAGATCATCACCATCGAGGACCCGGTCGAGTACCGCCTGCCGCATGTGCTGCAGATTCCGGTGAACGAGAAGAAGGGGCTGACCTTCGCGCGCGGGCTGCGTTCCATCCTGCGCCACGATCCTGACAAGATCATGGTGGGCGAGATCCGCGACGACGAGACCGCGCAGATCGCGGTGCAGGCCGCGCTCACGGGCCACCTGGTGTTCACCACCGTCCATGCCAACAACGTGTTCGACGTGCTCGGGCGCTTCCTGCACATGGGGGTGGACGCCTACAGCTTCTCGGCCGCGCTCAACGGCATCGTGGCCCAGCGGCTGGTGCGCGTGAACTGCCCGGTGTGCTCGGAGCCCGTGGAGCCAACGCCCGAGGCGCTGGCGGCCGCGGGCGTCGATGCCGCGGCCATCCGCTCCTGGACCCTGCGGGCCGGCAAGGGCTGCGGCCATTGCCGCGGCACCGGCTTCAAGGGCCGGCGGGCGGTGGCCGAGGTGCTGGTGATGAACGACAAGCTGCGCGAGCTGATCGCCGCGCAGGCCTCGATCTCCGTCGTCAAGGACGAGGCGCGGCAGGCCGGCTGGATACCGCTGGCCGACATGGCCATCGAACTGGTGGCCTCCGGCGAAACGACGCTCGACGAAGTCGCGCGCGTGGCGGGTTGAGAGCGCCCATGCCCAAACCCGTTCTCTATCTCTACATCGGCGCGCAGCGGCTGCAGGCCGCCTGGAGCGTGCGGCGCGGCGCCGAGCTGCGCATGCTGTTCGACGCCGCCTACAGGCAGCCGGCCGCGGACGAGCCGCTGGCTTCGGTCGACGCCTTGCCGGCCGCCGTACCGGAAGCCATCGAAGCGCTCGCCCGCAGCTGCCAGGCCGAGATGGCGCTGCAGCGCGGCGCCGAGCTTCGGGTGCTGGTGTCCGACCAGTGGGTGCCGAGCGCCTCCGTGCCGTGGAACGCGGCGCAGTACCGCGCGGCGGCGGCCGTCGCGGCCGCGCGCAGCGAACTGCGCGAAGCGGGGCACGAGGTTTCGCCCGGCGACCTGCTGCGGCTGGACGATGCGCCGCTTCGCCAGCCCCGGCTGGCGGTTTGCTATCCGGCCTCGCTGCTCGAACACGTGAACCGGCTGGCGGCGGGGCTGAAGACGCGGCCGCATTCGATCACGACCTTGTCCGCGCTGGCCTGGCGCGGCAACGACGCACCGGGGCAGACGCCCGCGCACTCCGAACGCGTGCTGGCCATCCTCGAGCCGGGCGACGCGTCGGCGCGGCAGGTGATTCTGGTGCGCGGGCAGCGGGCCTCGGCGTGCATCGACGAAGTGGTGATCCGCCCGTTGCACTCGGATGGCACCGCGCGGCCTGCGGCGCGCGAGCTGGCAACGTCGGTTGCGGCCATCGTCCAGCGGCTGGGATGGAACGCCGTGCCGTCGCCTTCGTCGCCCGAAGTCGCCACGCTGTTCTCCGTTACCGACCTGGCGCCGAACGATCCGCTCGGCGGCGCTTCCGGCCCGATGGCATGGTGGGTCTTGCCGCAAGGCCGGCGCGACCTTGCCGCAGCGCACGCGCTCGATGCGGTGGCGCGCGCCGCCCGGCCTTCCGCCGCCAAGCTGCTGCTGCTCGCGTGCGTGCTCGGCGGCATCGGCTTTTCGGGCGTGGCGCTGTGGCGCAACGAGGCCCGGCTGCAGGAGGCGCTCGCAACGGCCACGGCGGCCCGGCGCGCCGCCGTGGTTCCCGAGGCGCCGCCGCCATCCGCGGAGCAGGCCAAGCGCATCGCCGCCGTCAATGCGGTGGTCTCCGAGCTCAACATCCCGCTGCCCCGCTTGCTGCGTGCGCTGCAGCCGCCGAAGGACATCCGCGTCGGACTGCTGGGGCTGGAGCTCGTGGCAGGGCGGGAGCGCGGCGCGGGGCCCGGCGATGCGCGCGTGCTGCG from Variovorax sp. V93 includes the following:
- a CDS encoding type II secretion system F family protein, which translates into the protein MRFAGLDAAAATRQARRDGLRVLEVDASSDDDASGPADGGSRSRAGTAAARGAAFDLLLFSQEMHSLLQAGLNLGEALNTLVEKSQGPARALLSGVETSLRQGRNFSDVLEAHPLQFPAVYVATVRSSERTGNLPEAMERFIAYQQQFDVLRKKLVSAAIYPALLVTVGGFVTLFLLGYVVPRFAAVYESSGRPMPWASGVLLSIGHLVYDHAVIALSLVAAVLVLAVWQLRQAATRQKLVELALRLPGLAPRADLFRLSRFYRALSLLLSSGIALPRAMGMVGGLLSSAQRAALAGARERIEEGGSVSQALVQFGLATPVAKSLVQVGERSGQLAPMFDRTARFHDEEMTRWIDATSKLLEPVLMLAIGLVIGLVVVLMYMPIFELAGSLQ
- a CDS encoding GspE/PulE family protein, coding for MSTALNTIELAHSLGLVWMDMARLRELRTRWDAVGYTDAVARKIAVLQSAADDPAGANQVYLALTDHRDAAAETWGLNQCRRLGIRDVAVGLVDADDFDGLLAQQERQMRAMDGFQAVEAEADDGELAALISMVSIQQETSPVIKLVNSTLYDALKLNASDIHLECDAQGLRVQYRLDGVLVSITEVAGADMAEQVIQRVKVMAELDIAERRIPQDGRFKVRVSDRDIDFRVSVMPSIFGEDAVLRLLDRKALTEQAQSLTLESLGLREQTKASIRRLASKPHGMLLVTGPTGSGKTTTLYGTITEIHTGRDKIITIEDPVEYRLPHVLQIPVNEKKGLTFARGLRSILRHDPDKIMVGEIRDDETAQIAVQAALTGHLVFTTVHANNVFDVLGRFLHMGVDAYSFSAALNGIVAQRLVRVNCPVCSEPVEPTPEALAAAGVDAAAIRSWTLRAGKGCGHCRGTGFKGRRAVAEVLVMNDKLRELIAAQASISVVKDEARQAGWIPLADMAIELVASGETTLDEVARVAG